From a region of the Castanea sativa cultivar Marrone di Chiusa Pesio chromosome 10, ASM4071231v1 genome:
- the LOC142612793 gene encoding uncharacterized protein LOC142612793, whose product MFNRINSFYLVEKKGMGNMMKGSRVFMLLLVIIMVVFSMEEGVKLAKAAGPSAAQCKEERRLGINACKPVVYGKLPTPECCERVRVTHIECVCTVVTPKLAALIDVNRAIRLVEGCGRRVPRHFKCGSITTP is encoded by the exons atGTTCAATCGTATTAATTCATTCTACCTTGTAGAGAAAAAGGGAATGGGAAATATGATGAAAGGCTCAAGGGTTTTCATGCTTTTGCTAGTGATCATCATGGTTGTTTTTAGCATGGAGGAGGGTGTAAAATTGGCCAAAGCTGCAGGACCAAGCGCTGCACAATGCAAAGAGGAGAGGAGGCTTGGGATTAATGCATGCAAGCCAGTTGTTTATGGCAAGCTTCCAACGCCAGAGTGCTGTGAGCGTGTAAGGGTTACCCATATTGAATGTGTTTGCACTGTCGTTACGCCAAAGTTGGCTGCCCTTATTGATGTCAATCGTGCAATACGCCTCGTTGAAGGTTGTGGTCGCAGGGTTCCTCGCCACTTCAAATGTGGGA GTATCACTACTCCATGA